A genome region from Solanum pennellii chromosome 12, SPENNV200 includes the following:
- the LOC107006375 gene encoding uncharacterized protein LOC107006375, giving the protein MGLPWSFATWSMAVIGPIEAAANGHRFILEAIDYFTVEPSTYKAMTKKVQDYSSKFHCLSAVDEWKVEAANKNIKKILRKIVNSHKQWHEKLPYAFLGYRTMIRTSYAKSLYMLVYGSEVVIPAEIEIPSLRIIQQVGLDDAE; this is encoded by the exons ATGGGTTTACCTTGGTCGTTTGCCACTTGGAGTATGGCTGTTATCGGACCCATAGAGGCTGCCGCAAATGGACATCGTTTTATTCTGGAGGCTATCGATTATTTCACAGTAGAACCTTCGACATACAAAGCAATGACTAAGAAG GTTCAAGATTACTCATCAAAATTCCACTGTTTATCGGCAGTAGATGAATGGAAGGTTGAGGCtgcaaataaaaatatcaagaagattTTACGGAAAATAGTGAACAGTCATAAACAATGGCATGAAAAGCTACCATATGCTTTCCTTGGTTATCGCACCATGATCAGAACGTCATATGCGAAAAGTCTTTATATGTTGGTTTATGGTTCAGAAGTAGTAATACCTGCTGAGATAGAAATACCATCTTTAAGGATTATCCAACAGGTTGGTCTGGACGATGCAGAATGA
- the LOC107005801 gene encoding trans-resveratrol di-O-methyltransferase-like, whose amino-acid sequence MTLPNDNMTREMLAAQAHIWNHTFSYVKSMSLKCAIQLGIPDIIHSHGRAMTLPDLVDALPINNNAKTLDYIFRLMRILIHGGFFNQIKVNDTEEGYLLTPASCLLLKDEPLSQVAFVQMELDPNFIDPWHSLSKWIRSDNDDSSTPFAIAHGKSLFEYDERQPNINRQFNEIMASDSRLLISVVIKNCRGVFEGLKSFVDVGGGIGIVAKVIADAFLDMNCIVFDLPHVIEGCEGSKNIIYVGGDMFKFIPYADAILLKWILHDWSDEKCIKILKKCKDAIPSKEKGGKVIIIDMVLMDHNLENVDDKSYETQLFFDMLMMVHVSGKERNQQDWAKLISGAGFSDYNIIPILGLRSIIDVFP is encoded by the exons ATGACATTGCCCAATGACAACATGACTAGAGAAATGTTGGCTGCACAGGCACACATATGGAACCATACATTTAGTTACGTCAAATCCATGTCACTCAAATGTGCTATTCAACTTGGAATTCCAGATATTATCCACTCTCATGGCCGGGCCATGACCCTCCCTGATTTGGTGGATGCTCTCCCCATCAATAATAATGCTAAAACCTTGGATTATATCTTTCGTCTCATGCGTATTCTAATTCATGGTGGCTTCTTTAATCAAATAAAGGTTAATGATACAGAAGAGGGTTATTTACTTACTCCAGCTTCATGTCTCCTTCTTAAAGATGAGCCTTTGAGTCAAGTCGCCTTTGTGCAAATGGAACTAGATCCAAATTTCATAGATCCATGGCACTCACTTAGCAAATGGATTAGGAGTGATAATGACGACTCCAGTACTCCATTTGCAATTGCTCATGGCAAATCCCTATTTGAATATGATGAGAGACAACCAAATATTAACCGtcaatttaatgaaattatggCTAGTGATTCCCGATTGCTTATAAGTGTGGTGATTAAAAATTGTAGAGGTGTTTTTGAAGGATTAAAATCATTTGTGGATGTTGGAGGTGGCATAGGAATCGTTGCTAAAGTTATTGCGGATGCATTTCTTGATATGAATTGCATCGTCTTTGATCTTCCACATGTAATTGAAGGTTGTGAAGGGAGTAAGAACATAATCTATGTGGGAGGAGATATGTTTAAGTTCATTCCCTATGCTGATGCGATTTTACTAAAG TGGATATTACATGATTGGAGTGACGAAAAATGCatcaaaatattgaagaaatgCAAAGATGCAATTCCAAGCAAGGAGAAGGGTGGGAAGGTGATCATCATTGACATGGTATTGATGGATCATAACCTAGAGAATGTAGATGACAAGTCATATGAAACTCAACTTTTCTTTGACATGCTCATGATGGTACATGTTTCTGGGAAGGAAAGAAATCAACAAGATTGGGCAAAACTCATCTCCGGTGCTGGTTTTAGTGACTACAACATTATACCTATATTGGGATTAAGATCTATTATTGACGTGTTCCCTTAA